The segment ACTCCCACCCAGAACTTTGCATCTTTAGTGACTAAAGTATCCATAGGAGGAGTTAGGCAGGATTCATGGTGGCAGGGGCAGCTATTTCTGCTCTTCAGCACTGCCTTTGTTGGCCCATATTCCAAGTTTGGTTTGCCAGCATCTCATCAATAATGTGAGCTCCCAACATTCTTCCAATAAATTCcctttttacttgaaagaaccaATGTTTGTTCTGTTACTTTCAGTTGAAAGGCTTATAAAAGCCATAATGGTTCTTGGTATCCATCTTAGTTCATAATAGTTTCTTAGCAGTTCAAGGTTTATTAATCTAACAGAATTTCTGACTCAGAGATGGTAAAAGTGAAACATCTTGTATAGCCTTAAACTTATAGGTGTTGATTATCTTTTCAAGCTATACCAGGTTGTAAAAAGTAATTGAAACATGTAAGCAGCTTTGTCACAAGCTAGCTAGTGTCTTTGCATCATTATAACACCAAAGGTAACGAATTCTGCTTGAAACTTAAGATGAAatggagccgggcgcggtggctcatgcctgtaatcccagcactctgggaggccgaggcaggtggatcacaaggtcaggagatcgagaccatcctggctaacacggtgaaaccctgtctctactaaaaaatacaaaaaattagccgggcgtgatggtgggcgcctgtagtctcagctacttgggaggctgaggcaggagaatggcatgaactcgggaggtggagcttgcagtgagccgagatcgtgccactgcactccagcctgggtgacagagcgagactccgtctcaaaaaaaaaaaaaaaaaaagaaacttaagatGAACTGATATGATATTTTTTGTTGCATGAATAATGTGACATATACAGGAAATTATATAATAGATAAACTTATTATTGAAGCTTTACTTCATGCCAGACATTAAGCATTTAgacatttatttaatcctcataacagtcTTATGAGGAAGGTACCATTaaaattcccattttgcagataaggaaatggGGGCATTtgcaaaatcaaaaataaaaggcaGCTGATAATTTGTTACTCTGTAGCGCTTTTAACTTCATCGTTATTAGTAAGTCAGTTCTGTAAGACTCTGCCTTCTTAAGTGCAGCCAGGTCCAGACAGCTCAGCCACTGCAACTTCATGTATCCTTTATCTGCTGCTTAAGTATGGATCTCAAAATAGCACCACATACAGATGGTGCAGCTGGCCTAGCAGATGTAGAGTGAAGCTATCTGCAAAATTTCGCAAATGAATCTGTAGTTTAATATGttacagatatataaaaataataagagtgcactattttaatgtataattttttaaggaacacCTTCCTCATCTAGAGAATCATTTGGGATTATTTAAGGCAATCTCAATTTTATAGCTCAGCTGAAAACCATAAGCAGAATCTCAATACAGAAGCGTACACCAAAAGTGACTTTTAAAGAAGTCAGTATAGGTTAGGTTTCATAATCAAGCTGGCACAAATAGCTTTTTAGGCATTTCTGCCCTAGTACCATCCTTTGACCTAGTGATATTTTACCCCTTTGCTACGGCAGGCTAAAGGCATCATATAGGTAGAAAGGATTGTCTGAAGCATAATTCTGTGTTTCTGGGATTCTCCTGTTTCTTCAGTATTCTATGTATCTGCCTCGATCTCCTTTgttctttgattttctgttcatTCTCATATTGCCTCTTACCCCCTTCTCCTGGCCCCAGCTTTCCCTTGGCAGCTTATCCCATTAGGTGTCTTTCAGCTATCTAGTGCGGCATAATGGAGTACCCCAAAATttactggcttaaaacaacagctgtttttattatttctcactattctgtgagtcaggaattcaAAGAGGGTAGAGCAGAGATGACTAATGTCTGCCCCATATCATGTCTACTAGAATGTCCAAAATGGTTTCCTCACTTCCATGTCTGGTACCTGCACTAACTAGCCTCTAATGGTAGGAGCTGGCTTGAGTGATTCTGCTGAGGTCCTATATTTAGGGTCCTTGGTCTAACTCTTGGCTGGGTTCCTCAATTCTTCGTGCAATCTAATGACCTCTCCTTCTCCACATGGTGTCTCCATAGGGCTTCTATATGTGGTGTCAACAATGGGGTAACCAGACTTCTTATGTAGCAGCTCAGGACTTTCAAGAGTACAAAAGCAGAAGCTGCCAGGGCTTCTGCCTTATTCTGTTGGTCAAAAGAGGTCATTGGGCCAGGTGAAATTCAAGGGGAGGAGACTATAAAAGGACAACTTTGGGAGTCACCAAAGAACCAGGGTACCACGTCATGTAATGGCAGCATCACAACCATGTTTGTGTTCAAACATTGTGTGCATGTACATGATGGACATTTGATAAAAGCATTTTCTCCATTCTCCTTGCATTAGGCTAGATCCTTAGTTCAGTCACCTATACACAGATGTAAAAACAATTATCTTGCATATCATGGTTATTACTGCTTCTTTGGGTTAGGTCAGATTTGTAATAATTTTGGTCAGGGTTTAACACAGAATTTTGAGAGCAGTGAGTTATGCCTTATCTTCAGAATAAAGGTAAGACCAGAACAAAGTGAGAATACATTTTTGAATAAAAGAATTGGGAGATCCTATGggttgattcttttttattttattttatttttgagatggagttttgctcttgttgcccaggctggattgcaatggcacaatcttggctcactgcaacctctgcgtcccggattcaagtgattctcctgcctcagcctcccgcgtagctgagattacaggcatgtgccaccacgcctggctaattttgtatttttagtagagatggggtttctttatgttggtcaggctggtctcaaactcctgacctcaggtgatcttcctgccttggcctcccgaagtgctgggattagaggtgtgagccaccgcgcctggcgggttgattcttttaaaatcaaCATTCTTTGTATATAAGATGTAATATAATTTAAGGTATAACTAATCTAAATATAAGCCATGAATcttgtgtttttttcctctgagttTGACAATTTCATATACTTGTGTAAACATTATTCAAAACAAGACATAAGTCATTTCTATCACCTCAGAAGGTGTTTTCATGCCCCTTTCCGGGTGGCTTCTTCTCACACCTAGAAGcaatctttgttctcatttcaaCTACCACTGATTAGCTTTTCTAGTtcttgaatttcatataaatggtatACGCTATGCAACCTCTTGTGTTTGGATTTGTTCACTTACGATGTTTTTGAAATTCTTCTGTTAAGTTCAGTGTATTCATAGTTTATTCGCTTTACTAATGAGTTTTCAATTGTATGGCTATagcaaattttgtttttccatgtgCCTGTTTCCACAGGCATTTTGTTAACTTCCAGTTTTAGGctactttaaataaatttttgcatAAAAGCTTGCTGGGGTATTTGTAAGAATTGCATTAACTCTACAGAtcaatttggagaaaataaaagtcaTCGAGGCGGCTCTCGTGGAGGCAGCTAGCGCCAGGCTGGGGAGCGCTGAGCCGCGCGTCATGCCCTGCGCTGCCCAGACTAGCGAACAATAGAGTCAGGATGGCTAAAGGTGACCCCAAGAAACCAAAGGGCAAAGTGTCCACTTATGCCTTCTTTGTGCAGACGTGCAGAGAAGAACATAAGAAGAAAAACCCAGAGGTCCCTGTCAATTTTGCGGAATTTTCCAAGAAGTGCTCTGAGAGGTGGAAGACGAGGTCCGGGAAAGAGAAATCTAAATTTGATGAAATGGCAAAGGCAGATAAAGTGTGCTATGGTCGGGAAATGAAGGATTATGGACCAGCTAAGGGAGGCAAGAAGAAGAAGGATCCTAATGCTCCCAAAAGGCCACCGTCTggattcttcctgttctgttcagAATTCCGCCCCAAGATCAAATCCACAAACCCCGGCATCTCTATTGGAGACGTGGCAAAAAAGCTGGATGAGATGTGGAATAATTTAAATGACAGTGAAAAGCAGCCTTACATCACTAAGGCGGCAAAGCTGAAGGAGAAGTATGAGAAGGATGTTGCTGACTATAAGTCGAAAGGAAAGTTTGATGGTGCAAAGGGTCCTGCTAAAGTTGCCCGgaaaaaagtggaagaggaagatgaagaagaggaggaggaggaggaggatgaataaagaaactgtttATCTGTCTCCTTGTGAATACTTAGAGTAGGGGAGCGCCATAATTGACACATCTCttatttgagaagtgtctgttgccCTCACTAGGTTTAATTACAAAATTTGATCACGATCATATTGTAGTCTCTCAAAGTGCTCTAGAAATTGTCAGTGGTTTACATGAAGTGGCCATGGGTGTCTGGAGCACCCTGAAACTGTATCAAAGTTGTATatatttccaaacatttttaaaatgaaaaggcacTCTTCGTGTTCTCCTCACTCTGTGCACTTTGCTGttgtgccaaattgtaaagaccatcaaggctaggaagaaactgcatcaactaacgagcaaaataaccaactaacatcataatgacaggatcaaattcacacataacaatattaactttaaatgtaaatgggctaaatgctccaattaaaagacacagactggcaaactggataaggagtcaagacccatcagtgtgctgtatgcaggaaacccatctcacgtgcagagacacatatagactcaaaataaagggatggaggaagatctatcaagcaaatggaaaacaaaaaaagatgggttgcaatcctagtctctgataaaatagactttaaaccaacaaagatcaagagacaaagaaggccattatataatggtaaagggatcaattcaacaagaagagctaactatcctaaatatatatgcacccaacacaggagcacccagattcataaagcaagtcctgagtgacctacaaagggacttaaactcccacacaataataatgggagattttaacaccccactgttaacattagacagatcgacgagacagaaagttaacaaggatatccaggaattgaactcagctctgcacaaagtggacctaatagacatctacagaactctccaccccaaatcaacagaatatacattttttttcagcaccacaccacacctattccaaaattaaccacatagttggaagtaaagctatcctccgcaaatgtaaaagaacagaaattataacaaactgtctctcagaccacagtgcaatcaaactagaactcaggattaagaaactcactcaaaaccgctcaactacatggaaactgaacaacctgctcctgaatgactactgggtacataatgaaatgaaggcagaaataaagatgttctctgaaaccaacgagaacaaagacacaacataccagaatctctgggacacattcaaagcagtgtgtagagggaaatttatagcactaaatgcccacaagagaaagcaggaaggatccaaaattgacaccctaacatcacaattaaaagaactagaaaagcaagagcaaacacattcaaaagctagcagaaggctagaaataactaaaatcagagcagaactgaaggaaatagagacacaaaaaacccttcaaaaaattaatgaatccaggagctggttttttgaaaagatcaacaaaattgatagaccactagcaagactaataaagaagaaaagagagaagaatcaaatagatgcaataaaaaatgaaaaaggggttatcaccaccgatcccacagaaatacaatctaccatcagagaatactacaaacacttctacgcaaataaactagaaaatctagaagaagtggataaattcctcaacaaatacaccctcccaagactaaaccaggaagaagttgaatctctgaatagaccaataacaggctctgaaattgtggcaataatcaatagcttaccaaccaaaaagagtccaggacctgatggattcacagccgaattctaccagaggtacaaggaggaactggtaccattccttctgaaactattccaatcaatagaaaaagagagaatcctccctaacacattttatgaagccagcatcgtcctgataccaaagcctggcagggacataaccaaaaaagagaatttcagaccaatatccttgatgaacattgatgcaaaaatcctcaataaaatactggcaaaccgaatccagcagcacatcaaaaagcttatccaccatgatcaagtgggcttcatccctgggatgcaaggctggttcaacatatgcaaatcaataaatgtaatccagcatataaacagaaccaaagacaaaaaccacatgattatctcaatagatgcagaaaaggcctttgacaaaattcaacaatgcttcatgctaaaaactctcaataaattaggtattgatgggacgtatctcaaaatcataagagctatctatgacaaacccacagtcagtatcatactgaatgggcaa is part of the Symphalangus syndactylus isolate Jambi chromosome 2, NHGRI_mSymSyn1-v2.1_pri, whole genome shotgun sequence genome and harbors:
- the LOC129463218 gene encoding high mobility group protein B3-like — its product is MAKGDPKKPKGKVSTYAFFVQTCREEHKKKNPEVPVNFAEFSKKCSERWKTRSGKEKSKFDEMAKADKVCYGREMKDYGPAKGGKKKKDPNAPKRPPSGFFLFCSEFRPKIKSTNPGISIGDVAKKLDEMWNNLNDSEKQPYITKAAKLKEKYEKDVADYKSKGKFDGAKGPAKVARKKVEEEDEEEEEEEEDE